In the genome of Ziziphus jujuba cultivar Dongzao chromosome 10, ASM3175591v1, the window ttaggCCCACCAGAAAATTGACGCTCCATTATCATGTCTTATTGATTAAAGTTAATCTAAAGAGATTCACTTTCTAATGATGAGTGGATATAATTAtgagattttaatttatttttttctttctttctttcttttcttggaAGCAGGAAGGTGAAAACTAAGACTTTCTACCAGAAAACATTGAACTTTGATCCATTGAATAGTCCTCAAATTTATGGATAGAATTAAGAGCAAATTTGAATCAATATTTTTCAGAGGATGTACAGGTGTAtggttataaaaaattataaatcgaACAAGTGTCCATCGAATGAGTTTGAAGTGATGAGGACAGAGCTAGGTAAATGTATGTCcactattgaaaaataaataaataaataactgatGTTTATGGTttatggttttcaattttttatttagaacttTCATAAaagttttatcattttttggtATTAGGCGTCTGAAAGTTTGAATAATGAACTTCCTtaaaccttaaaaaataaaaaataaaaaaatgaaaatggaactTAAATTGGTTGCTGCAATTGGTCCCAAGAAGTACCAAAAATGGTGCCCATATAATTTGTAAGCTCCAAGGCAGCGTTTAGACCTGGACAGGCCTAGTTTAAATCGTTATCGTTAAATTGAAAGCCCAATATTCAAGGCGATCGGGTTCAAAACCCAGTCAAATATTCGCTCACGTGTACGTCTCTGGTTCAGTGTCGCTGCCAGACGCGTGTCGTGATAGTCTTTGGGCTGAGTCCCGTTACATGGTACCCAGGGTTAACAAAATGGATcaagaattttcttttatgttcaGAACAAggtcaaaagaaagaaaaataaataaataaataaaaataaaatttctctgAATAATTGTCACATTTCCTGCAAAGTTGTAgtcaatatttaaaaagaaaaattctacaTGTTTCATATGCTTTCTTCTAGTGCATTTTCCACAATgctctacaatttttttaaaaaaatcatagctGTTTCCTCTACTTACAAGTAGTAAGATCTTCTAAACCCTAAgcccaaaaaagcaaaaaaaaaaaaaaaaagaaaaaaaaagaaaagagaaaagtgcatttccaaatatatatatatatatatatatatctatatcatcCATTTTCCTTTGGATGATGGCACGGTTGGTTCagtaagaaagaaaattaagaaggCCAAACTTTACCCAACTCACGTGGGATATCCACGGTACAAACTTGTTCCATCACAACGTACATAGAGCTTTCAGGCATGCGGTCATGGCTTCCAAAAGACTGTTGTTGCACCACTAACACGGACACGTCGCAGTTAGTATCCGATGATATCAGCATGTCTCCGATGAACCCCAACTCCGGGTTCTCAACATTCCACTCCGTCCCCATGAACAACCTCGATTCATTATCATGTCTCCTCCCAACCAAAATTAGGTCGTAACAAATATCCAACGACCTAATCACGTTTATCATCTCCACGCTGTTCTCCACGTCTTCTTGTAAATAAGCATGGCGTTTTTTCCCCTCTGCGAACATCTTATATTTGTTCATCATGTTGTTATCGAGCTCATGATCAATGGTACTCCTTCGAGCTTTGCTGACATCCAGCAACCTAACTACCGTAAGGCTCACGTTAGGGTTCTCCGCCATGCGCATTGCGTATGCTAAAGCTTCGCGGTCGTCCGGACCTTGAATGAAAATCATTCCTATATCGTAGAAAGCTTCTCCGTATTCAGAAACTGTGCCACTTAAAGTTCCACGGTCGACGAGGATCCCGACGGAGCACGGTGACTTCTCGAGCACGTTAAGGTTTACGGACCTGATCATGGGGCCCGATAACTCCTGAATGTCATTTGTGCTGGTTGTCCATTGCTTGTGGAAAGGGATGATCACCATAGAAGTTCTTTTCTCCAGAGCAAGAGTGCATATATCGTCGTGCATGGAAGCACAGGGGGCGATGGCGGTGTAAGCATTCATTATGACCTTACCGTCGTTGTTCTGCTCGAAGAATTGAAAGGCGTTGATTATGTGGTCGCTGATGTTGGATCGGACAGAGAATTTTCTTCCCGGTTTGTGGGATATGAGGAGAGGAGTGGACCGGCCAGAGAGCTCGATGAGATGGATGAAATAGAAGCAGATAGGGCTTTTCAGAGATGGGTTAGAGAGGTTGAGGAGGTTGATGATGGAAGGAGTGTTGTATTGATTGTAGATGCATGTGAGGAGACGGAGTTCGGCATTGGGAAGTGCGTGCTctatgtttcttcttcttttggacTTGTATCTTTTTGATGGATTGTAGAGTATTTTCACTAAGGGAGTGATGGTCCCTGTTAATACCACAGTTGACATCACCATGATACTGTATGATTGTTGGTCGATCAGCTGCAACAAGGTAGGAAAAATcacattaatcaattaactataaTTAGGCATCCACACAACATATACGACAAAGACTATTTCTTTTGGATTTGAAGAGTTACAGTGAAAATCTTTGGCTTCTTGTTCGTTgtaaaattatcattttcagAAGAcgctctaaaataaataaataaataaataacaaataaacataACACCAGCTCGAAGGCAAGTAATGGACCTTGTCTGAGCCTTAAGAGCAGGCTAAGCAAGACATGAGCCCATGACAAGCCATCTATGGAGCCGATGGACATGTACAATTTGTGttgatcaaataatatatatttttttaattaatgaaagaaGCAATAAATAAGCAAAACAGGAGGGTAGTAAGTTAATTATACGTACAAAGAGGAGACTTCCATGTTGCCACATTAGAATATCAGTGATGCCTTGTGTACTCATCATGAGGCCCAAACACAGAGCGTCAACAAGTGGCATTTTGCAATACAGTGAAGGAATCATTATTCCCAAAACTTTCCCAACGAAGCAAACAAAAGCCATCAGCTCCATAATTCCCaaagtcttcatctgtatcagaAACAGATTTATACCGGACCCACTAAACACAAAGTAAGTGGGCAAAAGAACCGAAGAGACAAACGTATCTAACTTATCCACCAAAGCCGAGCCCAATGGAGGCCCATCAGGAACAGCCAGGCCCAAAACCATAGGCCCTAGCATGAAATGCTGTCCTATATATTCACCAAACAGCgcacaaatcaaaatcatcacaaaTACGGAGAATATGTAAACCTCCTTGATTGCTTTCTCGCTAGCAGTCTTCGAAATCATCCAAACCATAATGGGtctcaaaataaaaactatcaaAAACACCAAGCAGAAGAGACACAAAGCCATCCATAGAAGAGAATTTTCTTTACCCACTATGCTTTGTCTTATGGTAAAGAAAAGAATGAGTCCAATCCATGATATTGAACCACTTATCAACGATGAAGAAAGAGCTAAGCGTCCGAGCTCTGAATTGAGAAGCTTCAAATCGGCTAAAAGACATGCGACGACGTAGAATGAATTGCAGGACTGAAAGACTGCTACGGTAAACAAAGATTTGTGCAAATTAGGTTCCATTGTGACATTACGCTGAAGAATGAGGGCTAAACCGGTGCTCATTATTAATGGAACACATATGGAAAAGAGTGCAATGGCAAGGGATTTTTTTCCTGAATTTGTTACCAAACTCACATCCATTTTAACTCCTACAAGGAACATAAATAGCATACAACCGAAGAAGGAAAATGTCTGGTTGATGTAGAAGCTACTTGGAGGGAAAACCGTCCTTGTGAACGTTGAATCTTTTCCAACAAATGATGGCCCTAATGCAATACCAGCCTgctcaatattccattcaaacatataacaaataattaatcatAGACACTTACCtatgcaccaaaaaaaaaaaaaaaaagaaaaaaagaaagaaaaagagttcCCATTAATGCTAGTATAAATATGAACATGCACATTAATGTTTTTTGGATAAGTgaggaaattaataaaaataatcagtGATAAGCTTCAGATTTTAAATTTGATCTAATCTGATACCAAAATTTCTATCTCCaattattatatacaaaaatgaGGAAATGAAAAAGCCTACCAGCATTTGGGAAACGAAAGTGCTCTCGCCGAGCGGGGAGAGGATATATCGTAGAAAGGCGGTGAGACTTGCGGCTAAAGAAACCTGAAAGAAAAGGATTGCAGTGGCGAAATGGAAAGGACTATCGCCATAGAAAATTCCTCCTGATTTCAATTCCTTGTAAGCATGGCATATAATTGGATGGTTcattgttaaaaagaaaaatcttgaaGATAGATATCAAATTGAAGCTTCTGAACCCAAAAATGAAAACACAgagagatagatagatagatagatagagagagagagagagagagagagattgcaAAGGCGTTCACGCATGGATGAGAAACAATGAGTGAAGGCGTCTGAGAGGAGCAAAGTATGGAAGGTGTGGATGAGAGGATCATGCGGGTAGGCCAAAATGGTGAAAACAAGCTGACTCTTTGATATTCTTAGCCTTTAATTTCTTTCAAGTTAGACTTTTACTACCACAAGTTTTGCTTTTAACTCATACGCATTCAGAGGGTGGATATATGGGTAAATGTATATGCATTGCACACATTTTTCCTAACTAAAGCAGCATTTTcgtgttacccaaaaaaaaaaaaaaaaaaaaaaaaaagcaagattttcagattaatatttttatatttgtatttccgaaaaggcttttttatttttttatttatttattttttttttaattttgtggtaACGGGTATTTTCGAAAAGtcgtttgtatatatatagatggtaGTATTAGTGCCCTTTCTATTATATtcaccataataataataaaaataataaagtatagaaaaaattattatttcttataatCTATTAGCAGTATATTATATCTGGAACACTAATGTTTGCCTTGATTACAAATCGATGCTTCATATTTTTCGTAATTATAATACCTCCCTTGTTGTTAGaatccatatatacatcctaTTTCTCTTGTAAACAAAAATTTCTGTCAcacacttttaaaaattaattttggacaaaagtaaattatatattaattttataaaaatttactttattataCTACATTACGCaaccatattgaaaaatataataattattatgatattaaaattttgaatattataacGAGTGGTATAAAATTAGCAAAACTActatttttataaacaaatatcaATAAACTGCTGGTAAgagaaattagataaataaatgaaacaagaaaaaataatcaGTCCTCCCTCTTCCTCTGCTCTTTATTCTTTAAGACCGAAAATCctcaataaaaaatagaaaaatggcTAAAATGCCCCAACTCAACTTTATATTCATAACTCAACTTTATATTCATAcactaataaaagtaaaataataaaataataaaataataaataaatccccTTCGTCCACCTCTCTCCACGAAAACAACCGCCAAATTTTCCTGCCCGGCAAGAAACTCTTTCGCAGTCAAATAAACCTcgaaattttctattttctatccTGATTTCAAAAATGTCAAATACAAACTATGCAAATCTTAGAACAGTtgaacaaaatcaataaaatcctTCTCCAATAGACCTTGAAAATTGAGGAACTTTGTATCTAGTTAACTACAAAGTAGATTGAACCTCCCACAGACGCACGAATAGTTTGAGTAGCAAAGGGTTGTGGTAAGTTTTTCATTGGATGcaataaaaattagaatatgaagaaaaggaagaagaaagaatggggaagaaaaagaagaatgagtgagaaagagatttgttttttcctttttcttagtaatgagaaaaatatataaaggaaaaatgattaaaaatataaaatggaaaaaaattaagggGGTAGATGCCCATGAATTCCATGTTGATCCATCTATGCATATCAATGTAACCtacttttaaatatgtgaatagactataatacccttttttaaagttaattttaatgttaaaatacTGATGGTAGGgaggtatatatataattagaaaaaacGTGGGAGACAACTTGTGATTAAGGCAAAAAATACTAATGGTAGGGAGGTATATATAATTAGTAAAAACGAGGgagataacttgtaattaaggCAAATCTTGAGTGGTCCAAATCTAATCTTTTAATTAAGTTTCCTCGGTCAATAATTATTCGTTCAAATCTCCACAATACCTTAATCaatataaacaaacaaaaataaattctattggtttcgttaacaaaatttattatagGTATGAtgtaaaagataacaaaaaatgtttttacATGTAATTTTTTTGATTGAATGTTAAGGTATAAAAGAATATATTGTATTATCACCCctgaattgaatatatatatatatatatatgtacaaaaagaaaaggtaaaaaatatataaatatttcttaCCAACAAGAATAAATGAAAGAATCTTGTTGATTCAAATGACTGTCATCTCTGTATCTCACACAAAGGGTATAGTCAAAAGTCAAAACCATGACTAAAATTTTAAGTCGGTCTCTACTACTGTTGTTGCACCACAAGTACAGATGCTTTGCAATAGAAATCTAATGAGGCAAGCAAGTCTCCAATGGTGCCAAGCTCAGGAAATTCACTCCATTCCGATAGCCCTGAGATCTGTGGTGACTTTGCATCATGCTCTCTTCCtattataatcaaatcataCTCTGCCGCCATAGATCTAAGCACCATTGCACTCTCTGGTCCATCGTTCACTCGCTTCTCTACGAATCTTATACACTCAAAACCTGCATTTTTGCTGAACTTCAAATCTCTCATCACCTCCATATCAAGCATCTTTTCATACACATCACCGAATTCTTCTATGGCAGCCAAGATTATCACTGTTAGGCGTATACTCTTCTTCTCGCTTATCATTCTTTTCCCCAATGACAAGGCTTCCCTATCATCTTTACCACCCAAAAATACCACAGCCACTGAATAGTACGACTCCGGTGCAACCATGGAGGCTCGCCTGCTTATGCCTCGGTCGACAAGGATTCCGACCGAGCATGGTGCTATTTCCAACACACTGCAATTTATGGCCCTTATGGTATTGTCATCTGATTCTATGGAGCCATTGGTGTACCATCTCCGATGAAACGGGAGTATAATAATGGTGGTGCGATTGTCCAAGGCCATCAAGCAAATGTCATCGTCCATGGATTTGGAAGGAGAGATTATGGTAAAGGAATTTAAAGAAACAATACCCTTGTTTCTTTTCTCAAATTTATTCAAGTGGTAGATTACCTTTTCGGAGTAGGAAAGAAGGTGGGAAGGAGATTTCCTTTCCCATTGATGCGAAAGAAGCACGGGGGATGCTCTTCCGATTAATTCGATGAGGTGAAGAGCATAAACCGAAAGGGTGCTTCTAGTATTGGAACATGAGACGTCCAGTACATTGATGATGCCGGAAATGTTTTCCGGTCTGTGTATGCAAACAAGTACTCGTAGCTCCGAATTGGGTGAGGAATACATAATGTTCCTTTTCTcgtaatttgtcaatttttttgtaGGATTGAGAAGCTTCACCACGAGTGGCAAAATGATTGATGCCACCAAGATGCTACCGACATCTAAAGTAAATGCTGTCTCTGAGGTCAACTGGAATTGTTCaagaaaaaatgattaattactTCACTCATTGATCACAAGTAGTAATGCTTATTAGTTAGTATAATCTCTATAAGATGGAAAAAAACTCAACCTCATTAGACAACTTGGATCATCATTATAGTTATATTATCATcttaaaattttgttgtttaagttttaaacttaaataTCTAAAAAACTTTTAATCCATGTTACTATcattttcaaaagtttaaaCTATTAGTAATTGAGTCATCATTTCACCACGTCTATGTGTCTTTGATTaggggaggggaaaaaaaaaaaaaaactaaaacatattTGTACCTCTTTGTCTCTGGCGAAGGTAAAGTTGGCGAGCTGGACAATTCCTTTGGAGCACATAATGAGAGCGATTGCTAAAGTATCAGCCAATGGCATTTTACAAAGCAATGGCGGAATCATACACCCCAAGAACTTGGTGAGAAAAGTTACCGCAATGACGGATTGATTGGCTTTGATGAACTTATCCTTGAAATTGTAACGGAGATGCGAAAAATCTGCCCTCAACAAGGACGTTGTAACAAAGATCGGCAAATAAATATCAAAGACGAAGAGATGGAGCTTGTCTATGATAGCTGTTCCTAATGGTGGTCCATCAGGGATAGCCATACCCAATATAAGAGGTCCAAAAAGAAAAGACTGACCAAAGCAAGTAGACAACAAACCAGATGCCAACATCAAGATTATGATCAAACCCAGATACGAATTCTTGACGGCCCTGCCTTCAGGTGTTTGTCTGATGATCCGAAACATCGCCGGTCGAAACACGAAAACGACCAGAAGAATATATCCAACGGTTGATACTGTGGCTATGAAGGCATAAGTAAATCCTTTAGCTTTGAGAATAGTCATCAAAGAGAAAGAAACTGAAAGAAAGATATTGTAAACTTCGCTGACCAATGCTGCTGATAGGCTAAAGCGGCCAATTTCGGAGCCGATCATTTTGAGCTCTTCGAGAAGAGAAGAAATGACTGGAAATGGACTGAGGCAGTGGACTGCAATCGCATAGGGAAGTTCAGAGGCTTGTCTTCTGTTTAGACCGAATTCGGGATTGGTGAGCTGGCTTTGGTACAAACTGCCAACTATCAAAGG includes:
- the LOC107411618 gene encoding cation/H(+) antiporter 15, with the translated sequence MNHPIICHAYKELKSGGIFYGDSPFHFATAILFFQVSLAASLTAFLRYILSPLGESTFVSQMLAGIALGPSFVGKDSTFTRTVFPPSSFYINQTFSFFGCMLFMFLVGVKMDVSLVTNSGKKSLAIALFSICVPLIMSTGLALILQRNVTMEPNLHKSLFTVAVFQSCNSFYVVACLLADLKLLNSELGRLALSSSLISGSISWIGLILFFTIRQSIVGKENSLLWMALCLFCLVFLIVFILRPIMVWMISKTASEKAIKEVYIFSVFVMILICALFGEYIGQHFMLGPMVLGLAVPDGPPLGSALVDKLDTFVSSVLLPTYFVFSGSGINLFLIQMKTLGIMELMAFVCFVGKVLGIMIPSLYCKMPLVDALCLGLMMSTQGITDILMWQHGSLLFLIDQQSYSIMVMSTVVLTGTITPLVKILYNPSKRYKSKRRRNIEHALPNAELRLLTCIYNQYNTPSIINLLNLSNPSLKSPICFYFIHLIELSGRSTPLLISHKPGRKFSVRSNISDHIINAFQFFEQNNDGKVIMNAYTAIAPCASMHDDICTLALEKRTSMVIIPFHKQWTTSTNDIQELSGPMIRSVNLNVLEKSPCSVGILVDRGTLSGTVSEYGEAFYDIGMIFIQGPDDREALAYAMRMAENPNVSLTVVRLLDVSKARRSTIDHELDNNMMNKYKMFAEGKKRHAYLQEDVENSVEMINVIRSLDICYDLILVGRRHDNESRLFMGTEWNVENPELGFIGDMLISSDTNCDVSVLVVQQQSFGSHDRMPESSMYVVMEQVCTVDIPRELGKVWPS
- the LOC112490644 gene encoding cation/H(+) antiporter 4-like, with translation MPPEVNSFGIWRLRAAGLKPYPIPTLELQMFVIFFFTQLFQLMLKPFRLPKFTSQLLAGLILGPTMLGRLEIVKDYMFSVNNQEEIGMLGTLGYSFFMFLSGVKIDMGMINSRTMGTKPLWTGTASVLLPLIVGSLYQSQLTNPEFGLNRRQASELPYAIAVHCLSPFPVISSLLEELKMIGSEIGRFSLSAALVSEVYNIFLSVSFSLMTILKAKGFTYAFIATVSTVGYILLVVFVFRPAMFRIIRQTPEGRAVKNSYLGLIIILMLASGLLSTCFGQSFLFGPLILGMAIPDGPPLGTAIIDKLHLFVFDIYLPIFVTTSLLRADFSHLRYNFKDKFIKANQSVIAVTFLTKFLGCMIPPLLCKMPLADTLAIALIMCSKGIVQLANFTFARDKELTSETAFTLDVGSILVASIILPLVVKLLNPTKKLTNYEKRNIMYSSPNSELRVLVCIHRPENISGIINVLDVSCSNTRSTLSVYALHLIELIGRASPVLLSHQWERKSPSHLLSYSEKVIYHLNKFEKRNKGIVSLNSFTIISPSKSMDDDICLMALDNRTTIIILPFHRRWYTNGSIESDDNTIRAINCSVLEIAPCSVGILVDRGISRRASMVAPESYYSVAVVFLGGKDDREALSLGKRMISEKKSIRLTVIILAAIEEFGDVYEKMLDMEVMRDLKFSKNAGFECIRFVEKRVNDGPESAMVLRSMAAEYDLIIIGREHDAKSPQISGLSEWSEFPELGTIGDLLASLDFYCKASVLVVQQQ